The proteins below are encoded in one region of Kineococcus mangrovi:
- a CDS encoding ABC transporter substrate-binding protein → MNSPTTPRPLRRRGVLAGVTGLALLLAGCGGSGDTAGGEPSAAATSSTAPEERTISTEQGEVTVPGDPQRIVVLSGGLAGYLFALDAPVVATDTRVLGVTDLEGGFPPSWSQAAQEQGTTALPAGEELNVEAVAAASPDLIIGGGQGITAVQAQESYDQLTTIAPTVLVPTTTTAWQDQLAAVAEAAGRTDGVEALTDAYDDKVSQVRSAITVPQGNAVFILSLPNGKPYLIPATAALPQLTAELGFTPDDVVTKAGNPQLYGSGDSFEVSAELLSQVADAPNAFVVNLGGRSLAELQQDPIYAALPAFASGQVHELPAVSYRPDYDGAMTALDALAERFSS, encoded by the coding sequence ATGAACTCGCCCACCACCCCCCGCCCGCTGCGGCGGCGGGGCGTTCTCGCCGGGGTCACCGGCTTGGCCCTGCTGCTGGCCGGTTGCGGGGGCTCCGGTGACACGGCAGGTGGTGAACCGTCGGCCGCGGCCACCTCCTCGACGGCCCCGGAGGAACGGACGATCAGCACCGAGCAGGGCGAGGTCACCGTCCCGGGCGACCCCCAGCGGATCGTGGTGCTCAGCGGGGGTCTGGCGGGTTACCTGTTCGCCCTCGACGCGCCCGTCGTCGCCACCGACACCCGGGTCCTGGGCGTCACCGACCTCGAGGGCGGGTTCCCGCCGTCGTGGTCGCAGGCGGCCCAGGAGCAGGGCACGACCGCGCTGCCGGCCGGTGAGGAACTGAACGTCGAGGCCGTCGCCGCCGCGTCTCCCGACCTCATCATCGGTGGGGGGCAGGGCATCACGGCTGTGCAGGCGCAGGAGTCCTACGACCAGCTGACCACCATCGCGCCCACCGTCCTGGTCCCGACGACCACCACGGCCTGGCAGGACCAGCTGGCCGCGGTGGCCGAGGCGGCGGGGCGGACCGACGGGGTCGAGGCTCTCACCGACGCCTACGACGACAAGGTCTCGCAGGTGAGGTCCGCCATCACCGTGCCGCAGGGGAACGCGGTGTTCATCCTGTCCCTGCCCAACGGCAAGCCCTACCTGATCCCGGCGACGGCGGCGCTGCCGCAACTGACCGCCGAACTCGGGTTCACCCCCGACGACGTCGTCACCAAGGCGGGGAACCCGCAGTTGTACGGCAGCGGTGACTCCTTCGAGGTGAGTGCGGAGCTGTTGTCCCAGGTGGCCGACGCCCCGAACGCGTTCGTCGTGAACCTGGGTGGTCGCAGCCTGGCCGAACTCCAGCAGGACCCGATCTACGCGGCGTTGCCCGCCTTCGCCTCCGGTCAGGTGCACGAACTCCCCGCGGTCAGCTACCGCCCCGACTACGACGGGGCCATGACCGCGCTGGACGCCCTCGCCGAGCGGTTCTCGTCCTGA
- the entS gene encoding enterobactin transporter EntS translates to MDTSPLRDSGPFRAAFAARAVSLVGIGLLVVTVPAQTYALSGSSLHVAAVSVVTAAGVFLGALGGGVLADRCERRRTISWARAVAGLCFVALGVNALLPQPSLLVVYLASAVDGAAGGVSSAALMAVSSTLVRRDQLAAAGALIVLTTDVGTVAGPALAGVLLAAGGTAATYFAAAGATAATVLLLRGLGPCPPPPRRDTSGALRAVADGIGFAARHRLARGVLVVGTLAVVLAGPLVLLPAYVEEVLGAGPRTLGLLYAAPAVGAVLASLTSGWTARASGGVAVLAVAVMAAGPLGAGVAGTTVVAALALAVHGAARAVGDVVRFALLQAGIPDAVRGRVSGLWQVQVLAGTAIGSGLAGLLGRWFDPATALVVHGAVGVVAAAVVAVCLRRTWRPPDGRAVQAGEMTTTTGGAR, encoded by the coding sequence CTGGACACCAGTCCGCTGCGCGACAGCGGCCCGTTCCGCGCGGCGTTCGCCGCGCGGGCGGTGTCGCTGGTCGGCATCGGGTTGCTGGTGGTGACCGTGCCCGCCCAGACCTACGCGCTGTCCGGGTCCAGCCTGCACGTCGCGGCGGTGTCGGTGGTGACGGCCGCCGGGGTGTTCCTCGGTGCCCTGGGGGGTGGGGTGCTCGCCGACCGCTGCGAGCGGCGGCGGACGATCTCGTGGGCGCGGGCGGTGGCCGGACTCTGCTTCGTGGCCCTCGGGGTCAACGCGCTGCTGCCGCAACCGTCGCTGCTGGTGGTCTACCTGGCCTCCGCGGTCGACGGGGCGGCCGGTGGGGTCAGCAGTGCGGCCTTGATGGCGGTGAGTTCCACGCTGGTGCGCCGCGACCAGCTGGCCGCGGCGGGGGCGCTCATCGTGCTCACCACCGACGTGGGCACGGTGGCCGGTCCCGCGCTGGCCGGGGTCCTGCTCGCCGCCGGCGGGACCGCGGCCACCTACTTCGCCGCGGCGGGGGCCACCGCGGCGACCGTGCTGCTGCTGCGCGGCCTCGGCCCGTGCCCGCCCCCGCCGCGGCGGGACACCTCCGGGGCGCTGCGCGCGGTGGCCGACGGGATCGGGTTCGCGGCCCGGCACCGCCTCGCGCGGGGGGTGCTCGTGGTGGGCACCCTGGCGGTCGTGCTCGCCGGACCGCTCGTGCTGCTGCCCGCCTACGTGGAGGAGGTCCTCGGCGCCGGACCGCGCACGCTCGGACTGCTCTACGCGGCCCCCGCCGTCGGCGCCGTCCTCGCCTCGCTCACCAGCGGGTGGACCGCCCGGGCGAGCGGCGGGGTCGCGGTCCTCGCGGTGGCGGTGATGGCGGCGGGTCCGCTCGGTGCGGGGGTCGCCGGGACGACGGTGGTCGCGGCGCTGGCCCTCGCGGTCCACGGTGCCGCCCGGGCGGTGGGGGACGTGGTGCGGTTCGCGCTGCTGCAGGCGGGGATCCCGGACGCGGTCCGCGGCCGGGTGTCGGGGTTGTGGCAGGTCCAGGTCCTGGCGGGCACGGCGATCGGCTCGGGACTGGCGGGTCTGCTGGGGCGCTGGTTCGACCCGGCGACCGCGCTCGTGGTGCACGGTGCGGTGGGGGTCGTGGCGGCCGCGGTGGTCGCGGTCTGCCTGCGCCGCACCTGGCGGCCGCCCGACGGGCGGGCCGTCCAGGCAGGAGAGATGACGACGACGACAGGAGGAGCACGATGA
- a CDS encoding phosphopantetheine-binding protein, giving the protein MTDGTGTHEVDAARLRTDVAEILGLDPAELTEDEDLFDRGMDSVRLMALLGRWRAAGVGDLEFADLAEQPELRHWARLVTSTWTR; this is encoded by the coding sequence ATGACGGACGGGACGGGGACCCACGAGGTGGACGCGGCACGCCTGCGCACCGACGTGGCGGAGATCCTGGGACTGGACCCTGCGGAACTGACCGAGGACGAGGACCTGTTCGACCGCGGGATGGACTCCGTGCGGTTGATGGCCCTGTTGGGGCGCTGGCGCGCGGCAGGGGTGGGCGACCTGGAGTTCGCCGACCTCGCCGAGCAGCCCGAGCTGAGGCACTGGGCCAGACTGGTGACGTCGACGTGGACACGCTGA
- a CDS encoding alpha/beta fold hydrolase codes for MATASPTSPPTAEHVRSRDGTRIGFLRRGRGPGVVLVQGAMADVHAYRDLAAALSTSHTVVSAERRGRGASPHPYDPGHDIRRDVEDLDAVMAATGVRAVFGLSLGAVITLEAARVLGVVERAVVYEPPFYLGPPPADGIDRAAIARLFADLERGDLPAALIDSLLAAGTAPPLLRRAPRPLARAVAQAVLAADTLRRGPASTSRDLLPGVRFDFHDVAGVEGRIGQYASLTQPVLLLSGTRSPLFLRRAVATLHDLIPQSRRTEFEGLGHDGPWNTGAPTTVAAAVSTFLQHTGAPGAP; via the coding sequence GTGGCGACAGCGTCCCCGACCTCGCCACCGACGGCAGAACACGTCCGCTCGCGAGACGGCACCCGGATCGGTTTCCTGCGCCGCGGGAGGGGGCCGGGCGTCGTCCTGGTGCAGGGGGCGATGGCGGACGTGCACGCCTACCGCGACCTCGCGGCGGCACTGTCGACCTCGCACACCGTCGTCTCCGCCGAACGCCGGGGCCGCGGTGCGAGTCCGCACCCCTACGACCCCGGGCACGACATCCGGCGCGACGTCGAGGACCTCGACGCGGTCATGGCGGCCACCGGCGTACGGGCCGTGTTCGGGTTGAGCTTAGGGGCGGTCATCACCCTCGAAGCCGCCCGGGTCCTCGGGGTCGTCGAACGCGCGGTGGTGTACGAGCCCCCGTTCTACCTGGGTCCCCCACCGGCGGACGGCATCGACCGGGCCGCGATCGCGCGCCTGTTCGCGGACCTGGAACGCGGGGACCTCCCCGCCGCGCTCATCGACTCCCTCCTCGCGGCAGGCACCGCACCGCCCCTCCTCCGGCGCGCACCCCGGCCCCTCGCGCGCGCGGTGGCGCAGGCGGTGCTCGCCGCCGACACCCTCCGCCGCGGTCCGGCATCGACCTCCCGGGACCTCCTGCCCGGGGTCCGGTTCGACTTCCACGACGTCGCCGGTGTCGAGGGCCGCATCGGGCAGTACGCCTCCCTGACCCAGCCGGTGCTGCTGCTGAGCGGCACGAGGAGCCCGCTGTTCCTGCGGCGAGCCGTCGCGACCCTGCACGACCTCATCCCGCAGTCTCGACGGACCGAGTTCGAGGGCCTCGGCCACGACGGCCCGTGGAACACCGGCGCCCCGACCACCGTCGCCGCCGCCGTCAGCACCTTCCTGCAGCACACCGGAGCACCGGGTGCACCGTGA
- a CDS encoding MarR family winged helix-turn-helix transcriptional regulator produces MHPTDAAAVVAILDTERGGGSITPARLAERIGLSANATSAALNRLEGAGHVVRTRDHQDRRLVSLHTTAKVHADAAAFFAPTASAVDTALTGRPPRQLESLTQLLTDLIDALGAGLRGAGGATRTPT; encoded by the coding sequence ATGCACCCCACCGACGCCGCGGCCGTCGTGGCGATCCTGGACACCGAGCGCGGCGGCGGTTCGATCACACCCGCTCGGCTCGCGGAGCGGATCGGGCTCAGCGCCAACGCGACGTCCGCGGCGCTCAACCGTCTCGAGGGAGCAGGCCACGTCGTCCGGACCCGGGACCACCAGGACCGACGACTCGTCAGCCTGCACACCACCGCGAAGGTCCACGCCGACGCGGCAGCCTTCTTCGCGCCGACCGCGTCAGCTGTGGACACGGCCCTCACCGGGCGGCCGCCCCGGCAGCTCGAGTCGCTCACGCAACTGCTCACCGATCTCATCGACGCCCTGGGGGCCGGCCTTCGAGGAGCGGGAGGTGCGACCCGCACCCCCACCTGA
- a CDS encoding GAF and ANTAR domain-containing protein encodes MTSPTDQVLTGTTGEAPGPDTTGDRRSRHHRQGAPASELASHFGELARQLRRQDTPQQVLDRIVEAAVGLVPGAHQATISRARRRQQVTSVAATSEQAGGFDTVQTQVGQGPCLDALFEARTIRVEDLTEDARWPDLAHHAGEVQVRSALCFQLYVDGDNLGALNLLSPQGFAFDDESEDIGAVLASHAAVAVADAQDLANVRVALDSRDLIGQAKGILMAHHRLTADQAFAVLARFSQDTNRRLRDVAWDVAATGALDEPPR; translated from the coding sequence GTGACCTCTCCCACCGACCAGGTCCTCACCGGCACGACCGGGGAGGCCCCCGGCCCGGACACGACCGGTGATCGCCGCTCCCGCCACCACCGGCAGGGGGCCCCGGCCAGTGAGCTGGCCAGCCACTTCGGTGAACTGGCCCGTCAGCTGCGACGCCAGGACACCCCGCAGCAGGTGCTGGACCGCATCGTCGAAGCCGCCGTGGGCCTGGTCCCCGGCGCCCACCAGGCCACCATCAGCCGCGCCCGACGCCGTCAGCAGGTCACCTCGGTCGCAGCGACCAGCGAACAAGCCGGTGGTTTCGACACCGTGCAGACGCAGGTGGGGCAGGGCCCGTGCCTGGACGCCCTGTTCGAGGCACGCACCATCCGCGTGGAGGACCTGACCGAGGACGCCCGCTGGCCCGACCTGGCCCACCACGCCGGCGAGGTGCAGGTGCGCAGCGCGCTGTGCTTCCAGCTGTACGTCGACGGCGACAACCTCGGCGCGCTGAACCTGCTCTCCCCGCAGGGGTTCGCCTTCGACGACGAGTCCGAGGACATCGGCGCCGTCCTGGCCTCCCACGCCGCCGTCGCGGTCGCCGACGCCCAGGACCTGGCCAACGTGCGCGTCGCGCTGGACAGCCGGGACCTCATCGGGCAGGCCAAGGGCATCTTGATGGCCCACCACCGGCTCACCGCCGACCAGGCGTTCGCCGTGCTGGCCCGGTTCAGCCAGGACACCAACCGCAGACTGCGCGACGTGGCGTGGGACGTCGCCGCCACCGGCGCCCTCGACGAGCCCCCGCGGTGA
- a CDS encoding STAS domain-containing protein: MTFSICSRPRAGVVTVEVRGDLDLTTAHSAHLCLTGAVHDGRTVVVDLSRVPFVDGAAVSVLLSAARDASRRGGRLVLAEARPVVQLLLDALDLTPLLGGRGTVAQERAAALAAWAETSPVADADADADGGVSGEVPPRQPAFALTTSWE, translated from the coding sequence ATGACGTTCAGCATCTGCTCCCGCCCCCGCGCCGGCGTCGTGACGGTCGAGGTCCGCGGCGACCTGGACCTCACCACCGCGCACAGCGCTCACCTGTGCCTCACCGGCGCCGTCCACGACGGCCGCACGGTGGTCGTGGACCTGTCCAGGGTCCCCTTCGTGGACGGCGCCGCCGTCAGCGTGCTCCTGTCCGCCGCCCGCGACGCCTCCCGGCGAGGCGGCCGCCTCGTCCTGGCCGAGGCCCGTCCAGTGGTCCAGCTGCTGCTGGACGCCCTGGACCTGACACCTCTGCTGGGTGGGCGGGGCACCGTCGCCCAGGAACGGGCCGCCGCCCTCGCCGCCTGGGCCGAGACCAGCCCCGTTGCCGACGCCGACGCCGACGCCGACGGTGGGGTGAGCGGTGAGGTCCCACCGCGGCAACCGGCGTTCGCGCTGACGACCTCCTGGGAGTGA
- a CDS encoding LLM class flavin-dependent oxidoreductase — translation MPQQGAPLRRMGFLTIGSFDPTDPRPGHESTLRVVELGERLGFDSAWLRHRHLQPGISSPVAVLAALTQRTSRIHLGTAVTPLGWENPLRMAEDLATVDVLAGGRLQPGVSVGPPMQFEHVRGALYPDTADVEDFGYERVLRLHRFLRGDRASDFAGTQGIEVFSDRVEPHSPGLADRLWYGGASLRSAQWAGKQGLHLLASSVVRAEGGSTDFPSIQASHLRAFGELHPAGRTSQGLVVIPTDSATAAQRERYRAYVEQRSARVGTPQGPGRLLFAQDLLGTSGELAERLWADEGFQLVQEVVFALPFGFEHDDYVQILTDMAAHLGPRLGWAPATT, via the coding sequence GTGCCGCAGCAAGGAGCGCCGTTGCGACGCATGGGGTTCCTCACCATCGGGTCGTTCGACCCGACCGACCCGCGACCGGGGCACGAGAGCACCCTGCGCGTCGTGGAGCTCGGCGAGCGCCTGGGGTTCGACAGCGCCTGGCTGCGCCACCGGCACCTGCAGCCGGGGATCTCCTCCCCCGTCGCCGTCCTGGCGGCGCTGACGCAGCGCACGAGCCGGATCCACCTCGGCACCGCCGTCACCCCGCTCGGGTGGGAGAACCCGCTGCGGATGGCCGAGGACCTCGCCACCGTCGACGTGCTGGCGGGCGGGCGGTTGCAGCCGGGCGTCAGCGTCGGCCCGCCGATGCAGTTCGAGCACGTGAGGGGGGCCCTGTACCCGGACACGGCCGACGTGGAGGACTTCGGCTACGAACGGGTCCTACGGCTGCACCGGTTCCTGCGCGGGGACCGGGCCAGCGACTTCGCCGGGACGCAGGGCATCGAGGTGTTCTCCGACCGCGTCGAACCGCACTCCCCCGGCCTGGCCGACCGGCTCTGGTACGGCGGGGCGAGCCTGCGCTCGGCGCAGTGGGCCGGTAAGCAGGGCCTGCACCTGCTGGCCTCCAGCGTCGTGCGCGCCGAGGGCGGCTCCACGGACTTCCCCTCGATCCAGGCGTCGCACCTGCGCGCGTTCGGCGAGCTGCACCCCGCCGGCCGCACGTCCCAGGGCCTCGTCGTCATCCCCACCGACTCCGCGACCGCGGCGCAGCGCGAGCGGTACCGCGCCTACGTCGAGCAACGGTCCGCGCGCGTCGGGACGCCCCAGGGACCGGGGCGGTTGCTCTTCGCGCAGGACCTGCTGGGGACGAGCGGGGAACTGGCCGAACGGCTGTGGGCCGACGAGGGGTTCCAGCTCGTCCAGGAGGTCGTCTTCGCGCTGCCCTTCGGGTTCGAGCACGACGACTACGTGCAGATCCTCACCGACATGGCCGCCCACCTCGGGCCCCGGCTCGGCTGGGCACCCGCGACGACCTGA